Proteins encoded in a region of the Watersipora subatra chromosome 5, tzWatSuba1.1, whole genome shotgun sequence genome:
- the LOC137396878 gene encoding segment polarity protein dishevelled homolog DVL-3-like: MSIVGQQYSDGESSIFVGDVIAGGAVSRDGRVQPGDLLLAVNGESLEGMSKREAVEMLRQSVKCNREVTLTIVGSWDDGSVTSCATKVEPIEPWQWLAHSSFAYQSDKGPERRRAEIWPNYKALHSQTSAVSSSLSSSMPSTAARFKTRTGQKAMPLETPTDIIANRLRLFIIERNNCRQTQQATRNTVSMNGAELQMWLYNNIKGFKDLAEVVSYASQLIASNYLVPASAYLSQGSNKATNKQFSRSENYIVNTRPATPGRPMTPGAKSLSSMTKNSWNSQWSSSTSRAFADKTIDRLQLLHNQLSSTGLAVRRY, from the exons ATGAGCATAGTTGGTCAGCAATACAGTGATGGTGAAAGCAGTATATTTGTGGGAGACGTTATAGCTGG GGGTGCCGTTAGCAGAGATGGGAGAGTACAGCCTGGGGACCTGTTACTTGCAGTCAATGGTGAAAGCTTAGAAGGAATGTCTAAAAGAGAAGCGGTAGAAATGCTAAGACAATCAGTTAAGTGTAACAG GGAAGTAACTCTTACAATAGTTGGAAGTTGGGATGATGGGAGCGTTACAAGCTGTGCTACAAAAGTGGAGCCGATAGAGCCATGGCAATGGTTGGCTCATAGCTCTTTTGCCTATCAGTCGGACAAGGGTCCTGAGAGAAGAAGGGCAGAGATATGGCCTAACTATAAGGCTCTCCATTCACAGACTAGCGCTGTCAGCAGCAGTCTCTCCAGCAGCATGCCAAGTACTGCCG CGCGCTTCAAAACAAGAACTGGACAGAAGGCTATGCCTTTAGAAACTCCTACTGACATCATCGCTAATAGATTACGACTTTTCATAATAGAAAGGAACAATTGCAGGCAGACTCAGCAAGCCACCCGGAATACAGTTTCTATGAATG GTGCAGAGTTGCAGATGTGGTTGTATAACAACATCAAAGGATTCAAAGATTTGGCCGAAGTAGTGAGCTATGCTAGCCAGCTAATCGCAAGCAACTATTTGGTGCCAGCCAGCGCGTATTTATCCCAAGGCAGCAACAAGGCCACCAATAAGCAATTTTCTAGAAGTGAAAATTACATTGTGAACACAAGACCTGCCACACCTGGTAGACCCATGACACCGG GTGCTAAATCTCTATCATCTATGACCAAAAATTCATGGAACTCACAATGGAGTAGCTCTACATCAAGGGCATTCGCAGACAAGACCATAGACCGTCTCCAGCTCCTCCATAACCAGCTATCTTCCACAGGACTGGCAGTTCGACGCTATTGA